The Diorhabda carinulata isolate Delta chromosome 4, icDioCari1.1, whole genome shotgun sequence genomic interval ACAAACGGTACTACCTTTAAACCAGATACGAGGGTTATTATTCAGCATACAGCGTCTGGTAGAAATTTAGCCTTTGAGCCTGGTCAATGGATGCCAACTTTTTATGGACCGGAACTACAGGTTAGTTTAATATGATAATTAAATCTCTCTATTTgattacaaatatataattttaaattagatataTCAAGTGTGCTTTAATTATAAACTagtgtttatatatttatcttaATACTACCCACGCTAAACGAACGACAATACTGctaaatgtcaaaatttgacaacatgACAGTTCGACCTTGACGTATGTTATTTTAGAAAACCATGGCTGTCagtaaattatgaatatatatatttttattttaaaaattcatttttctaaacaaaattcacattattttaaacttttattatacGTAATGCTATTTCAACATATAAATatggtataaaaaaatcatcaaattgaTAGATCCATTATATTTAGATAGGTTACGATTGTTCTGACTAAATTGGCGCCATCTAAAAGTGTAAAATTGAGGTACTAAATAGAaaagttttagatttttaaacaaaaataatgacattttgagacttaaattgaaaaaatatgatattagaaatgttttaattgcAAATGAAAGTATTATATTTATGGATTTACTTATATTCATACCATTATAATAATCGATAAAATGATCGATATTCTCAATGAGTGCTCGTCTATATAATGGTTAGTCTATGATCTAGATGTCAACCATTTGACGTAAAAACTTTCTAACCTAATTTTATATCTCGATCAGGTGTTTCCAGATAATTTTCACGAATACTTTACTgatttagatatttttgaaatttatgtacaattttcatagatttgtaaaatattttaatttatccaGTTAAGTATCATTTTAGTTTTATGTGATAATTGATCCACAAAATGttatattatctatttatattcgATTTTCTTAGTCCACTATAATAGTTCTAATGATAATTTGAGGATATTCTTTATGTTGAAGCGCTCTAAACAATTGATTAGAATAGAAAATTAACTACGTGcggaataaaaatttgataataaaggTTTTCAATGGTATTTATACCTTATATTAATCCTTTGTAAgtagttgttgttgttgttttcatCTACAGGTAAAATactgaaaatcaaatatttttttaacgttgCAGCTTTATTAAAAGTGTGAATTATTTATAGGTAAGCTGTCATACTTATAGAGACAGTCACAAAATGGaaaccattgaaaatttttggaaaatcgttACGAGACCTTTATCAGACGCAGCTTTATTAGTTCGGGCTGCCAAAGGTGAAAATATCCCCAtggatttatttgaataaataaatttttcacgcATACATCTATAACTTTGTTTAAAATGAGGTTTTGTTggggttgaaaaaaattaggcattatttcatagaataaaacatttttctaagaTTTAAGGGTattaaaatcttttatttacaataaatttttgtaatataaccAAAGGTGTTCAAATACTTGattcattttcataaattttcaattttagtcattattttggatttatttaaAGTCTTCGTCTTTGGTAATCGCATGGGTACCTTGTTTATAATGTTATCAGTTGGTATACGCACTAATAACTGATAGATTCTTGTTTTATAACTGGTTAATTCTTGTTTTATAACCTGGTGATTCTTGTATTATAACCAGTAAAATACACGAAAGGGTTTAGAGAATCACTACAACTTATCGATTATTTACAGTAAGGTTGTGGTGTGTAAGGTATTAGAAAAGAAACCAGTTAGtttaaataatagtttattGGCTTAATGGTATAACAACTTTTAGAAAATAAGTTAAAATTATGtacaatatattcatttattcacaaaaaaattctcataaaaaaCAACGAATCTCTTGGTTAAGATGGTTTAAGGGGATAGTGACTTTtgcaaacatttttatattaaaaaaaaatctgtaattGGAGTGTGAGATCGAAAGAAgttgattttggaaatttacACTTTAAATAGTGAGTATTTTCGGggtttttttcacttttccatCAAACCATCATAGTTAGACTTAAAATTTGAGGAAAAACAGTTGGATTTTGTAATGGGTGATTGAATCGAATAGTTGCTTAAACCTACCACTTCTTACTATTCACTGTACACTCTCAATTAACAATTTGAAtgattattttccttttttgtcGTCAGTCTTCTTATTATGAACCTTCTTCAATTCCGCTCGGTtctaaattacaagaaaaagtcAAAGATTTCTATTTGGAGAAAACTTCtaggtacatttgaactactaaaaACAGATTCAATAGGTGTATCTAGAAGAAGAATGGGATTTTAAGGACATTTGAACTACCAAAAGCAAATTCGATAATGGATCTAGAAAGAAATCGAATGCTTGGGGCATTTGAACTACCGGAAACATATTCAATAAGTGTATGTCGAAGAAAAATGGGACATTTGAACTACCAAAAGTAGCAGATGCAGTAACTGGGTCTAGAGAAAAATCGGATTTTAGGGACATTTGAACTACCGAACCAAATTCTAACCGATAAATTCCAACTGTTGGTCCTTctataatacattttaattatacaGGTAGTAAcaaaagtaagtaaatattCCTTTGCctagtttaaaatattttgttttgttttgaacaCAATTTTATCGAATAAATCAACTTGAAGATAAAAAtcgaaagttttttttgtcGTGGCGCCATCTACTTACCTTATAGAATCGAATCGATgcgttttattaaaaattctggagGTTAATTAGAAGATATCACAACTTGATAACCGAAATAATAATCGTTTCCACAAATGAATGTTTCTAACCTCAAACtagattaaattaattttggtttttgtctACTTTGTCCATATATCGTCCATGGCACTGTCCGATAAATATTTTTCGGGTAGGACTTTCAAAGTTTTCATCGTTTCGAGATAGAATATCGTTTCAGTGGTGACGACGCCGTGTTGGGGCCCGccgttattttgaatattcagtTTGGTCAGTTGGTCCCTCAATCGgttcttgaaatttttatgaatcaCCTCGTATATGTCAGTCACCTATAAATAATTGGGGATCAAAAAATGTCGTTTAAATAGcgtataatgaaaaattttattgtttcactGTGTATATAATTGTGTGAGCAACAAAGAtgcaaaagaaaataaaaaaaaaatagttggaattttgataaaaaagaggATCTAcattaattaaattagaaaaaatggtGTAATGAAGAATTTTAATGAGTCACCGTGTATATATTTgtgttattattcaaaatagaacaaaaaattgttaaaatttgaataaaaaagggggttcattaataaaattgatgaaaataaattagaaaattacaTTTGAGTAACGGGTAATGAGGAATTTTAATGAATCACCGTGTATATTTGGgttattcaaaatagaaaaaaaaaattgttaaaatttggataaaataatagatttatcaattaaattggaaaattgatggatataaatctaaaaattacattttattaacgtgtaataaataatttttatgaatcacTGTGTATATATTTAGGTcgccaataaaaataaaacaaaaaattgtcgaaaagcgaattaatgaataaaattggaaaattgataGCAAAAATTACATTTGATTACATCATATAAAGGTGTAATGCACAATTTTAATGAATCACCGTGTATATATTTGAGTAGCGAATAAAAAAGAacacaaaaattgtttaaaaatgaataatcttACTTGTTCTTGTGGCAAAACGGCGCTGACAGCCTCGTGTAATTTGGTCAAATGCCTGGAAATGTTACGGAACTGTTTGGAGGGTACTGGAGGTTTGGCGTCCCATTCGTTCAACTGTTCCCCCAACAAAGTATTCATTATCGATAAAACTTTGGTCTCTAAATGTCTGATGTGATGCGCTATATCTTTTTCCACCAAATCGAAACCGTTCGACACTTCGTTggtcaaatatttgaaatgagcCCTAAGCAGAGGTATCAACCATATGAGGAATTGCAGGGATCTAGATCCCAAAGCTAAATTCGTCGACGTTATGGTTTTGAGTCCGGCGGTTCTTAGGGCGCCGGCTCCCAAGACCAATTGACACGAACGGGAATTGTAAGTTTTCAATAATTCCGTTAAATTTCTTGCTACGACAGGAGCTAAAAGCTGGAGATCATACGAACAGACGCAGTACTCGCTGATTAATCTGATAAGTATCAGAAGGGCCCCTACTGTATAGAACTTCTGGGTACCTACTTTGAGGTAAGGCGATGGTTTTGTTGTATAACGGTCTGTTGATATGTCTTCTTCCGTGGGAGAACACGGTAGAGATTTTATAGGATCACctatgtgaaaataaaataataataaataaaaattttacccCTCGGCCACGCCATGTTTGTCTTATCCCCTAAGAAAGACTGTAAACTACttatttttggtatatatagggtgatacatgaaaatttaattaaacttaAACTAAATATGTTTCTAGTTTTCGTAAGGGCTTTTGTTAAGTTGCAGGtctataagaaaaaatcacaaacCCTTTAAAAACCAACATAACCTTTGATATTCTATCTAATTTAGCCTAATTTATGTACCATTATCATTAGGTTTCGGTTAGGGCATTTGTCGTTTGATCCTAGtacagttttttcaagttcaaaGTCTATTTTGATAAGCCGCAAACTACAACTGCCCTTAAAACTAACATAACCTATACCATAGATCAAATTTACCATAGATTTATGTACCATCATCAATAGGTTATGGTTAGGGCATTTGTCATTTGATCCTGGtagaattttctaaaattgcAGGTCCTTACAAATACATCAAAAACCCCAACAGCCCTtaaaatcccaaaaaaccaaGTCAACAACCAAATTTGGATCaaatttaaatgcaattttCATTGAATACCTGTAATTTTGCCAAATTAgggttttttcaaattttgggtTTATATGAATAAGTCTATGAGCCCTTAAGATCAACATAACCCATGTTATCGGTCAAGTTTAGCATGATTCATGTACATTGTCATTGAATTTCGCTAAGGGCCTTCGTAATTTGACCGTAGTAATTTTTTCTGAAGTGAGTTTCAGTAAGGGCTTGTGTAATTAGAGCTGGTTAGGGTTTTCTTAAGTTACAGATCtataaaaactaaactaaaatccCTAATGGTCCTTAGAATCAACATAACCCCTACAAATGTCCAATTTTCATTGAGTTTCAGGAAGGGCATGAGTAATCAGATCCCGTTAGCCCTCaatatccaaaaaatttaaGTCATCCAAAGATGCAGGTCTAATTAATCCCAATGGTCAACATAACTCAAGCTGTCAGTCAAATTTGGCCCGATTTAAGTGAAGTTTTCATTGACTATCAGTAAGGGCTTTCGATTTGACccttgaaattcaaaaaattttggttatcaACCAAATTTAAGGGCCATTTTCATTGAGTTATATAAAGGACCTATGTAATAAGATTCTGTTAGGGTTTTCCAAAGATACAGGTCCATATGAATAAATCACAAGCCCCAATGGTGTTTATGGTCAACATAACACAAGTCATTAGTCAAATTCGACCCAATTTATGTGCCATGGAGACCATAAATTTTAGTACCCCATCCATGAAAGCCACAGAGGTCGTTATAAATGAGTAGTCTTCAATTTTAATAGCACAGGTAGTTTTTTTaaaccatataaaaatatctgattCAAATTTGGGttcatataaattcaaatatagaaatttttagtGGAAACACCCTATATACACTACAATAACATTGTAAACGAGTCGAATTAgttcaatttttcgatataataGTCGCTGATACTTACCAGAAGCTAATTTATCTACCAGCATCTGAATTTCCAACGGTACTTCTGCAACTTTCCAACTTTCCGCGTCCAACAACATctgcaatttatttttcctcTGCGTGTGGAATTTGTGTACATAATTACCGGCTTGGATTTTAAATGCCGCTTTGAGAGCGGCGCTCTGTCGCCCCCCGCACGTCCTTTCGCACATTTCCGTAAACCCCTCAACTACACTAGATAATTCGTTAACTTGTACGGCGGTCACAGTCTGTTTATCCGATCTGGTGCTAACTAACGAAGCGATTCTTTCGTTACAATAATCGCACACGGAACCGAGTAAATCGCGCAATTTCAATTCGACGCGGTTGTTTTCTTCCAAGGTGAGAAAATGTTCAGTCGATGCTGAAGTTATACTAGATTCGGATACGGATAGACCGGCGCTAGATGCCGCTGTTTCCTTTATAACATCACACACTGCTTTGACGCGTTCGATGATTTTCGCTGTAAAAATAAATCgcttagataatttaaaaaaccgTAATGGGGGGGTTGGTTGTATTTACTTAAGGCTTCGCTGGCCGATCTGATAACTTTTAACCAATTGGCGGCGTCCATCGCAGGAGCGATTTCTCCGGATCCTGTCAATTCGTTTAGTTCGTCTTCCGCGTCTGCCAGTTGTTCGATCATGAGTTGTTTGAGGAGGGCTTGCGCAGCGGTTACCGCTTCTTGTTTGTACACTTCTAGAAATTGTAGATGGTTTTGTCGCAGAAGACCCGCCACTAGACTAACTAATCTTTCCGGTTCTAATACTCCGATTATTTCGATATCGAGCGGTCGATGTAGATCGGCGGCGGCGTACCGTTCGAATTCCGTACTCAACATTTTGTCTATTAGTTTTTGCATTTCTTTTAGTTGTGATGGGAGGTGTCTCAGGCTTGTCACCTACGTTTATTTATTATCGGAAATGCGTTAAATTAAATTCTTaccaatgaaaaataatagttggatgtttttttcgatttttaccAAAACTACAATTCCCATTAAACCATTTTTCACCCTTAAAAACTCTCCCCCTTCCCTTTCCCGACCTTAAATCGAgggtaaattatttttactttcatttttattatattatcctCCTTTTACAATCGAATTCATccaactattattatttttttcatgttttatcaCAAGTagtagaaatataaattattcaacacATACCCCTGCTAATTCTTTGGCAAGAACTTCTTGAGTCCCAGAAATTAATTCTAAAGCTCCAACATAGTCTGAGGAACTGAGCAAAAGCTGCAATGTAGGTTGAGTTTGTAAAACTGTAgccattaattttaatttatctaatAAAGCCACATGATTAGTTTTCGACCTAGATAATCCAATCAGTCTTAAAGATTCTCTCGCTAATGCTTTATCAAcctgaagtaataaaaaaaatctagaaagGAAAAATTCTGTCAATTTTCACTAACCCTATGGACTTTCGAACGTAAAATTTTCACTTCTTCCAAAGCAATACCCATTTGTTCCATAATACTATCGTGGGATGTCATTGCATGAAAAAATGCGCCTGATTTTTGAGATACCTGTTGAGCTATCTGTTCTTCTACAACGTCTAAGTGAAAGCTGAGTTCGTCTTGTAATTCATGTTCTGTTTTCTTGgtctaataaatatatttttataataaaaactatataaaaatatttaatacctACCTGGAATACTTCTTGAAAAACTTTGGGATCGTGTAGATTGAGACTAGGCCTTAAATATATTTCAGGAATGCCTTCAGTATTTACAGTATGGGTCTGAATTTTCTTATGGTTGTTTTCACATTTAATCTCTTTTAATCTTGAATGTATCTTGTATCTCCTCCCGTATTTCTTAAGATAATTATCGAAGTGAGCCCAAGTTATTTCGGGTAAAAAGGGGCttttttctattgttgtttTTTCTACAAAAGTATCCCCCCAagtcttcgtaaaaaaattagcTTGTTTTCCTTTATTAGGATCGGTGAGAACGGCGGGTAAATGTTGTGACGCTGAATAAATGGACCAGCGTTCATCGTTACCGTTCATTTTTGACTTTTTGGTATCACTACCTTACTTTGAACTTTTTTACTATAGTAGTCATTGcgaaaaatattgagaaactTAATGAGGTGACGCAGGTGACAGTTCACGTCTGGTGTTGTCACAAACGTCATTGATAATGTGTCAGTCACACCGGGTgccattttataattaaaaagacTAGAATACAGAAATCTgcaatatatttctaaatacgaATATATATTATCACACAAACATGTATCAATAgatattgatttaattataaatataaaactatatctataattatattgatgaaaaatttaatcTTGTATAGTCATGTAGTACGATTGGTTGTAAATAGATGTCGctgcttcaaaattgaataattgtttaataaataatatttaataaaatgtatttacacTAATTTATGATGAATTTAATCTTTAATAGTGTTGTAATAGCGTGATAAAATATAGTTTGttacaaatatgtttttaaagtTCAAAAGTATTATCATAGATGTCGCTAGGGTAGctaatttgttttttgctaCCAGTAAAGAAGTAATTCACCGTATGGAAAGGAAAAGGATAGAGATAATCTAAATATCCGTGTGAGCAGCAGCgaatatttgtattgatttgACTTTGCGTCAAATCTCTTTCCTCCATTGTACTTGTGTAGCCAGATAAGATCATCTCTTACTAATTGGTGGGATATTCTCAAAATGGGGAAAATCTTGAGTGAAAATATTCGATATCTAGTTCACATTAAATCGCGGTTGCGGAAATCCTTTTAATCGTAAATTTCAGTATTCTTagtaaagaaattaataatcagtatttctaaatattatttatacaatcaGTATTATGCGAGTTTCTAAAAAACGTCGATTAAAGTGTGTGTCCGATCTTTAAAATGCCTTATCATCCTCAAATGTTATGACATTTATACAGTCTTGCGAAATTTAGGTAAGCTAAAATACAGGTGTTtatgattttgatatttgtcaatcaaatattattatataggGTTATCTAGAACGATTATCATTTATGAAAGGTGAGGCTATTTAGACGGAAGTTGAGAAATTCGAAAACGGTGATGTACGAATATTCTTTGTTATTAAACTATTGTAAAAGTTTGTTATGAGAACAAGGCCACGTACAATATGCGAAACAACACCTTCTATAAAACGCCCaaacaacaatattataaagaaataccaactattgatatttatttcttagTATCGAATCGTTTTGCCTGCCGGGAAGTAGACGAGTCTGACGTAATGACAGATAGGGCTTGTTTTAAATGATCATTGTATTGATTAGAAAGTAGCGTCGTCTCTGTCTGACTCGAAGGGTTACTGAAAGGGGTGACTCCCATCCACGTGGTTTTATGTGGCGTATGGATTTTGATAAAATCGTATTATGTGATAAAAGTGATTGCTAAATggaataataattcatttacaAGGTAGGACTATTTTTTTGATGTtcataatactattttttattaaagtgaGATTGTTTAGCCACGTTagcgaattttttatttcatataaacatTGCGTCAACAATTACAAATACACGACATACTGGGTCATTACCGAAATAGGTAAGCTATTTTGGTAAGGTTTCTAATAGTTTTAGAGAAATTGTTCTGATTtgtattattagaaaatgtCCATTAATTATATAGAGTGTctcttttataatattaatacgATATACGGGGTCATTCCCGAAATAAGTAACCTTTTTAGGAGAGATTTCTAATAGTTCATTTCCagagaaattgttttaattttttttattggaaaattctcATTAATTATACAGAGTGTCTCATCTATAATATTAATACGATATACGGGGTAACTTCCGAAATAAGTAACATTTTTAGGAGAGATTTCTAATAGttaatttccagaaaaattgtttcaatttgtattattggaaaattctcattaattatacagagtgtctcgttcataattttaaatacgTTATACAGGGTCATTACCGaaatagtttatatatttaGGAAAGATCTCTAATAGTTCATTTCCAgacaaattgtttcaatttgtattattggaaaattctcattaattatacagagtgtctcgttcataattttaaatacgTTATTTAGGGTCATTCCCGaaatagtttatatatttaGGAAAGATTTCTAATAGTTCATTTCCAgacaaattgtttcaatttgtattattggaaaattctcCTTAATTATACAGAGTGTC includes:
- the LOC130892221 gene encoding vacuolar protein sorting-associated protein 54 produces the protein MNGNDERWSIYSASQHLPAVLTDPNKGKQANFFTKTWGDTFVEKTTIEKSPFLPEITWAHFDNYLKKYGRRYKIHSRLKEIKCENNHKKIQTHTVNTEGIPEIYLRPSLNLHDPKVFQEVFQTKKTEHELQDELSFHLDVVEEQIAQQVSQKSGAFFHAMTSHDSIMEQMGIALEEVKILRSKVHRVDKALARESLRLIGLSRSKTNHVALLDKLKLMATVLQTQPTLQLLLSSSDYVGALELISGTQEVLAKELAGVTSLRHLPSQLKEMQKLIDKMLSTEFERYAAADLHRPLDIEIIGVLEPERLVSLVAGLLRQNHLQFLEVYKQEAVTAAQALLKQLMIEQLADAEDELNELTGSGEIAPAMDAANWLKVIRSASEALTKIIERVKAVCDVIKETAASSAGLSVSESSITSASTEHFLTLEENNRVELKLRDLLGSVCDYCNERIASLVSTRSDKQTVTAVQVNELSSVVEGFTEMCERTCGGRQSAALKAAFKIQAGNYVHKFHTQRKNKLQMLLDAESWKVAEVPLEIQMLVDKLASGDPIKSLPCSPTEEDISTDRYTTKPSPYLKVGTQKFYTVGALLILIRLISEYCVCSYDLQLLAPVVARNLTELLKTYNSRSCQLVLGAGALRTAGLKTITSTNLALGSRSLQFLIWLIPLLRAHFKYLTNEVSNGFDLVEKDIAHHIRHLETKVLSIMNTLLGEQLNEWDAKPPVPSKQFRNISRHLTKLHEAVSAVLPQEQVTDIYEVIHKNFKNRLRDQLTKLNIQNNGGPQHGVVTTETIFYLETMKTLKVLPEKYLSDSAMDDIWTK